In Lolium perenne isolate Kyuss_39 chromosome 5, Kyuss_2.0, whole genome shotgun sequence, the sequence GATAATTGCCCAACGGTGATATCAAACAGCATTTGTATATTCTGCTGCTGGAAATTACCGAGGACTGAACCCGACAATGTCGCATCATCACCGAGCATGTTTAGACAGAACGACGACCCCTCTTCGTCAAATGACATGTAGTTATCTCTGTGTAGCCTCATATCCGCGCCCCCGGCGAAGTGCATCACCATGTCCGGCATGGGTGGAAGCTGCCGCTGGCCGCTTGGAGCCGGGAAGCAAGGGATTTCAAAGCTGGAAGAGTTCACTGCCGGGTGACCGAGCACCTCGGCCACATGATCCAAGACCACCATGAAAGCGCTTCCCTCCAGGATAGTGAAGGTGGTGCCTGAGTCCACGACCATCCCTCCAGTGCCGTCGTTGCGCAGCTGGAAAGCCTGCTCTGGAATCGGCAGGCGAGTGTCGCCGAGAGATATGCCCTCAAGGGAGATATAGTACCATGACGGGTACGCCATGTTCTGCACCAGTGGCGTCGTCTGCATGGTGTCGCCTCCTCTAGGTTCCAGCTCGGCGAGGGAGCCAAACAGGACTGGACTGCTCAGGCTGGGCAGGAAGAAGTCGGTGAGGCAGTATGAGAACTTCCCGAACCCTAGTTGCGCCACAAGCGACAGCGGCCCGCGGCTGAGCCCGACCGTCCCCGTGGAGTTGAACGAGTCGCCGCCATTGTCGCTGCCGCAACCGAACGCAACGTCGCTGGCAGAGACGGCCGACGCAGTAGTGCCCAACGTGAGGGTCTCCCTCCCCAAGACGCCCGCGGAGTAGGCGCCGTCGGCGTAATCGTAGTAGTACATGCACTGCGAGTTGAGGGTGCAATTGTTGTCGCTCTGCAGGCTCTGGCACATGGCGCTGGAGCAAGGCTCCGGGGAGAAGCTGGTCGAGGCGGAGGTGTTGTAGATGGGCGTGTCCTGCGGGAAGCAGAGCTTGCATGGCTGGCACTGCGTCCAGATGAGGTTGCTGCCGGTGTCCGCAAGGGCGACGAACGGAACCGGTGGCGTCCCGATGGCGAGGTTCATCAGGTACTCGGCTTGGCCCGACTGCAGCCTTGGCCGGGAGGTCGAGTTGGAAGAGGTGGTGGAATAACCCGATAGCATCGTCGCTGCTCGGAGGCGGCTCCGATGCGCTGCTCGGTGCAGCAGCTCTGTCTTGGTAAAGCCACCTTTCGAGTCCACGTGGGTCAGCGCCGAGCGATAGCCGGACGGCGATTGTGCCACCGAGCCAGCCACGGAGGCAGCAAGAAGTATGCTCAGCAAGGTAGCCATGAAGCCAGGCTAGAAGAAATGGTCAAGTAAATTTCTAAGAGGAAAACTTGGCTTGAAGAGTCGAGCTGAGGATTGCTCGCCGGCCTAGCTATATAGGATTAGCTAGGATGTtgtttgatgctagatttgggtaAGACTCGGCACCTTGTGACAAGATCTGGGTCAAGAGGACAGAGGATAACTGACAACATGAATAGATTCATTAGGCTGGCCACAGTGCAAAGTATTATATAGTGGTATTATCTATATGATACGAGTATATGATACTACGTGATTAGTATCATATAGTACTATCATAATCTCATGATATTTAATTATTTGTACAATCtcaatgtaattgtgtgtatatgATATACTCCGTATTTGACATTAAATTATCTAGTTTCACGTGCTATCATatagtatcatattatgataccactaGCATATCTCTCATCATTAATTATGGTGCCACATTAGATTTTTGCTAAGGTGGCATGCATGATACTccttatgatactagca encodes:
- the LOC127304195 gene encoding aspartic proteinase nepenthesin-1-like: MATLLSILLAASVAGSVAQSPSGYRSALTHVDSKGGFTKTELLHRAAHRSRLRAATMLSGYSTTSSNSTSRPRLQSGQAEYLMNLAIGTPPVPFVALADTGSNLIWTQCQPCKLCFPQDTPIYNTSASTSFSPEPCSSAMCQSLQSDNNCTLNSQCMYYYDYADGAYSAGVLGRETLTLGTTASAVSASDVAFGCGSDNGGDSFNSTGTVGLSRGPLSLVAQLGFGKFSYCLTDFFLPSLSSPLPPMPDMVMHFAGGADMRLHRDNYMSFDEEGSSFCLNMLGDDATLSGSVLGNFQQQNIQMLFDITVGQLSFAPADCSIL